CATAAAGTTATAACAAGACAAAGCGCTGCTCACTCAATCATATTTGTAAACTTAGAAAACTGCTCACACGATATCGTAAAAGAAGAGCTAGTTCGTGTGACCACAGAACCAGTTTTAAAgtcttatttagaaaaaaataattctgaagCACATGCATGGATAAAAGCTTTGAGAGaagctaatattttaaattcgaATAAAAGCGATGAAGAAATACGAgaaattaaagcttttaaaaatggaattgaaaataaattggatAAAAGTTGTGTTATGAGCCATAACACTGACAAAATTATAGACAACGCAAActctacaaaagaaaaaattatagacAACACAAActctacaaaagaaaaaattctcaATAAATCCGTTGACAACGTAAAATTTGATGAAGATTTAAATACTATATCCAATTCGTGTGatgaattgaaaaattttggcAAACAATCAGAAGAAGCAAAACGTGAACAACAATTCGATGGcgagcttttaataaaaaataaacaaccatCGAATTCAAAATACCGACaagaaaagtttaataatgaaaatactCTAAAAAACTCAGATCAGGTAAAGATTTGTTCTGATACTAACATTGAATCAATAAACAAATctaaattaggttttttaaagCGTGTGACcgcttctttttctaaaataagtaCAACCGATTACAAAAAAAGTGTTGAAAATGAcgaagataaaaaagaaaatagcaaATGCAAAAGTGTAAATGAAAATGACcgagaaaataaaaatcaagaatCACCTAAaagtaatgatttaaaaaagaactgtTTAACCTCTCAAAATTCCGAAAAATCAGTCGTTGGATCCGTCAAAGATAAGTTTGAATCATTATCAAACAAGCAAAATACTGACctctatataaacaataatagtCGAATGAAAAAAAGTACATCAATGGAATCGTTTGCATTCAAATctgcaagaaaagaaaaaatgatggGAAATGTGTCTGGTAACAGATCAATAGGAGGAAGCAATTTTGATGTACGATCCAGTTTTTCATTTGAAAGAGGAATTTCAAGTCGTTCATCAAGCCTAAGTGCAACGGACGTTAGAATTCATTCAAACACGCgcacatcttttaaaaaaacctcaGGAATCAGTTCCTtagaacaaagtaaaaaaacgtCAGGAATAAGTTCgttagaacaaaataaaaaatcaaatcacgAGGAATTACTATTTCCTGATGTTGAAGCTGATAAAAAGCAGCACAATGAAGCTGAAAAAAAGCAGAATCCGCAAAAAGATAGTTTAGAAAAGCCAAAAGTAAAAGCAAGCAGTTCTCTAACAAAGTCTTCATCATTCAATGCGCCAACAATTTCATCGTTAAACAAAAGTAGTATAggtaaaaacattcagaataaGTCTTTTATGTACGATAGTAAAAAAATAGATCTTCGAAATTCCTTGGATGCGCAGAAGTTACCAAGAAACCAACATAGATTGGAAGACAGCTCATATTGCGCAAATTATGAGTATGGAGCAAACTGTGAAACTACCAATGGTTTTTCTAACGATCAAACGTTTTTATTACGCAATAAAAGGGAAAAAACAATGTACAACTCCACTATTGTGGATGACGATGAGCAACACCGCAATGATCTTCTTAGAATTGCAAAAGCATTTCAGAATCTTGAAAACAGAAGTACAAAACCAAATGAATGTATTGAAAAGTTTATGGTAAATCTGGTAGCTAATGATTTAGTAGAATCTTTAAACGAAAGATTAAAACTAGATGACTTATATGAACATATtagaaacaaaatttcaaaagataagACATTTCATATTAGATCAAAGCTCAATTTTGATATGAATGTCTACTTTGAGTTCTTGTTTCGTACAATGGCAACGCATTTTACTCAAGTAGGGTGTGAAATTACAACAGACCacatcagcaaaaaaaaagtttgctttttaaTCCATATAAAGCTCATAAATAACAATGACATTGATGGGCATGCACAATTTAGCAATGAAATCGATGAGCATGCTCAATTCAAAACAAGttatgtgtaaattaaatgaattcaaaacaagttatgtgtaaattaaatgaattaaaaataaatcgagaataaaatttttgtacacGCTATAAAAAGGTTATGAGCGCATTACCAGAGATGCAGGcaccaaaacaaatttaaaataaaaattgtacagcaaaaaaatctaatgttACACGGTACAATAAAATAGTTTCCGGCAGCAGAAATGCGTTTATAATACAAactttttgtgatttaaaaaagctgttaatgGTTTTTAATTAGCTTTATTAGGTCTTGTAGATATATAATAcatgagttttataaattatattatatttttgaaaaacatattgcaataaaattgctttattgATTATAGAATTCtgctattaaaattattattggtcagttcaataattatttatcttattattgGTCAGTTCAATCATGATTTATATTATCATTGGTTCAATCGTGATTTCAAATAATTGCAATCTCGATTGATTTTGCTAATGATTGGAACATTCAACTATTCGGGCTTTCCAATTATTcgaatattgaataaaatatttacaaataaattcgTATTCGAATAGTCAAAAAACAcgcaaatgtttttgaatattaagTAATCCAATACTTAAATGGGATGGTCtactaatgataaaataaaaactaaattataaactgtttaatattttattttacaaaattaaaaataaaactaaagataCATATtaccaatttttctttttcaaaaattttggtgcttgagacatttaaaaattttctcttaGCAGTGTTTTTGTAGGAGCAATAATTTTGACCTGaaatattttgtgattttatttGGCTCACGTTTTTGCTGGTAGACATTTACAacattttagtaaaacttttgATCGTCccattttctttttctgattTTACTTTGTACCAAATAAGATTTTAGTTTATAAGCATCAGTATTGAGCCTAAAAACCTTCAAACTAGGGCctaatttttttccattgaaatttaaataactttcagtTCATTAAGCATTAATGTTTTAACTACCATAAAGTACGGTTtctattttgctttatttttacttttttatttttttaatctttttttgactATTGTTAATTGACAATAGTTGAGAAGAGATAAGGGGCTGTCCATACCCTAGTAAACATCTTGTCAAACTTCCAGAGATTTTCTCCTATAAAATTACCTCGAGATCCCTTTATCCCCTTCTccacctaaataaataaaaatggagaaaaaaaacattttttttttccttttttaagtaattaaatttatttaaaaagtaggaTTGTTGACATCAACTTTTTTTGACCTCCTCCAACTTGttaacaattgttaaaaattttcagaCCCTTCTACTCTTTCCACCTATTTTGTTGACataattaatgattaaaaacttatgatttaAGGAGGTTAAGTTTGTAAAGATTAATTTGGAAGAGATTAAGTTTtaggaaataaaatttaaaatgactaattttgagaaaatttagattgagaaaattaaatttgagaaGGTTTGAGTTCGAGTAgattatttgaatataatttcGGTCAAAAGTAATGAATATTGgattttattctgattcacttTCAAGGTCACCCGCAACACTTTTGTggtatataaatagtatttgcAGGCAATAGTATTATGACTTTGGGAAGCCTTGAATTTTCTAGAAACCTTATGAAACTTTCTAGAATTTTCTGCACTGTTCtgaatgtttttagaaatctcTCAAATTGTCTAGAATTTTCTGGTGTCTTCTAGAAGTTTATGAAAATTAGCAAGATTTAGACTATATAAGCTGCTTGATTGAGCAACTCcaataattatatatgaatCTATGTATTTGCCAGATGGCAGTCAAGTAATATAGAAGTACAACGTGTTACGAAGGTAACATTTACCAGAAAACTTTccggtaaattttgaaaaattatcctctagtaaattttgtaattttttattaaaaagaaagacGATGTtaactgtttaataaaatatataatatccaatatatattaaaagcttCATTTTTTCACATAAATCTGTCAAAATATATACGAAAGTTATAcgaaaggtaattttttattaaaaagaaagacGATGTtaactgtttaataaaatatataatatccaatatatattaaaagcttCATTTTTTCACATAAATCTGTCAAAATATATACGAAAGgtatatttataagaaatttatgtTTGTTGAATCAACtgactatttttttatacaacctgATTATAGCGTTTTAATGACACCTGATTATAGCGTTTTAATGACACCTGATTATAGCGTTTTAATGACACCTGATTATAGCGTTTTAATGACACTTGATTATAGCGTTTTAATGACACCTGATTATAGCGTCATAATGACACCTGATTATAGCGTTTAAATAGTagaataaacatttaaaactaaatttttttcaaagtttgcaACATGAAAAAAAGATCTCTTGATTTTAGAGAGGGATAAAATTGTCTCTATTGAGTTGGTAGTACCCAAAAAAACAggcaataaaaagttttttcgagtttcaaatttaacaactttcatttatttattatgtctacttttataattaaaaaaaaagaaaagcctaAGTCATTCTTTATAGATTtggtataagaaaaaaaaaccttagcAACGGCCATTAGAGATATATCTCTTGCAATATCTTGAAAAATACAAGTCcagtttatatacttttttaggACTAAATTGTCTCTTAGAAACTTTTGTTGATTTTCGATCTAATACCCATAAGTTTAAACCTCGTACTCAGTGCGTTTTAATAGGTTCAATTGTGTAAAAAACCTAGTATACTTTAAGTCTTCTTTTAAAACTTCGTTTTTCTTGGAATGGACTTCttgtgtatattttattttttcagcaaaaataactttttaaccaCTCGTCaaattttcttcaaactttTAGCAATTATTCTTGATTGTATTCAAGGTTTATTTTATTCCTCTAAATTTAGCTAATATATGCGCATAACTATTAGATAAAAggttagaaaaattaatttttttttttttttttgaaaatatttaatctaaccctttaaaaaaacttaattgttCTTACATAAATTcgagatttaatttttttcatcttaaaGTATACTACtaccaaataatatttgaataaaatggtATGATGATGCACTGAATGATACCTGTGCACTGTACAGATATCATTCAgtgtaaattgtaaaaaatgtgtagatttaaaaaagaacatttatcttaaaataaaaaaatatatattaagtaaaacCTTATTACTAGGTATTGCTGCTTACTTTTTGATCCCCAGTCAAAACAACATGGTCTCTTTGCTTATCTTGCGTCGGAGCCAATGGCGGATTAAGATTTTTTGGGGCCCTTGGCTATTTTAAAGCAGGAAGCCCCTTTCCATATTGTTATTCAAAGAtttaattttcagattttttatataaatcagggCCCCAAttcaaaataatcataaataaataaagaggCCCTGATCAGCACTGATCATGACCtctacatttttaataaatgctctTTAATgaggtaaatttattttagacatTCAAACCGAAAAAAATGATACAAGCATTAGAGTAAAACCGGGCCAATCCACACACCATATCATTCCGCACACTGATCGAAAtcatcaaataaaaactaaacagatatggtataaaaaaaataaaaatagatttaaatacaGAACTATCTCCTCTAttcaaattgataaaattatatgcCGATTCGctccatttttatttattttttatacaactttaacggggagtcaaaattttttatatattatgtatcgTTGCGAACAAAATAGTGCTTAAACCAaaactgatataaaaataattttagcacTATCttgttgaaatttaattttaactctgATAGTATCATTTTTATGCAGCtagaacaaaaagttaaataaaaaatcaaaaaagtaaaaaaacaccTTTCTGATAAAACTGCACACTCGATTAATTACTTGGTTTAGTTTTTCGCAAGTGACTAAGCGCCTCCCAGTGGATGCGGCAACATCTATAtgacgtcgaaaagacgtctttttaggacgttcGGAACCCGTTCTAAATGACAACGCCTAATGACGTTTTTTTTGGACGGAATAAAAGCGTgttttttagacgtctaaaagtCGTGAATTTAGGACATCTATTAGTGCCCAATAAAAACGCCAAATGACGTTTTAAAAGCAGCCGTTGCGCAGTGGTAACgtacttgcctcagaaacgtaagatccaaagttcaaacccacctctgggaaagttttgcgacattggttaggaaggaggcgtgaacttcttattaaatgctcttccgcagtCACTTGACGGCATTCACCTTCTTTTAGATCAGGTGCACGCTTTAGAGTATTGCCAACAGcattttaaagtacttttttgatgTAGGAATCAGGTACAGTcttaaacctaaaaaattgtaaaggtaagtatgtaaaaataaggGCAAAGAAATAAAGAGAACATTTATAATACCCTTTAtgacgttatatatatatatatatatatatatatatatatatatatatatatatatatatatatatatatatatatatatatatatatatatatatatatatatatatatatatatatatatatatatatgtatatatataactaacttaaaattttgttaacttCATCCTTCAAAAGGGAAATCTTAAATGCactctttttttcttgctgagCTGACTAGGCAGCTATTTTGAGTATTGtggagtattaaaaaaataaatttataaagaaaaagaaacctatatagttaaaataacttccaagatagttgttataagaaaaaatattgcttacattaatctttgtaaaacttaaaggcttatcattgacttcatatattttctttaacttttttttggggGAAAGCAAAGTTTTGAATCAcagattttcaaattttgtaggagctgaatgaattaaagaagttgttacttattaaaattcattaagcatattacataaaataaactataacataaaataatttattctataCCATACTTGTATATACTATACTTGACAACAcccttgaaatattgtataacaattaactcaaaaaataaagagttacatACATAataggagtttttttttttttaaacaataatattaaatataagagCGTACTATGAGTCCTATAAGAAAAGTGCTTCTactattgaataaaaacaatctGAATAAAGAATCTCGTACGATTTTATGAATcacataaaaaaagaagaactgTTCCACTAATAGAAAACTCAAAGAAAGATAACACCAGCATACCACTCAAAATTCAATTTGTTGATCGCTGCCTTTTCCTTGGAGAATTCACCAAAGAGAGACAAAAACGCATTAAGCAAACTGAGAAAGAAGTAACCAGTTTatgcaaaaagaaattaaattttacacatTCATCAATTCAAGTCGTACTGGGAAAACTTGATCAACTGCTGAAAAAGTACaataaatgtgtaaaataaagaaaacacgATCCATTAAATGAAGTTTTTGATATCACAAAAAACTATAGTGAATAGCTCTGCAGTGAGAATAAAAGATTATATCATCTTTAGATTGAAAACAAAGGACAGGTCAAGTATGCAACTGGGAAGGCTGCTAGTTCAAAAACTATCAACTCgtccaaaaaaagaaaaatgtcctTGAAGCCTGCTTTAACAACAGTAACAGCAACAACGACAACGTCAACTTCCGAATCCGAGTCTGAGGCAGAATACTAAGAGTTTGAAGATTCAGAAGATCAGTCTACAAGTAGCAGCATTAACCAAAGTAAAACCGAAACTGCGTCAAAATTAGTAACATTGTCAAAGTTATCAACCAGCAAAGTAGCAATTATTTTTCAACAGTTATCTCAAGTTGGGATCGACATTCAGGTACTTTCACAGTCTGGTAAATTAAGatcaactattaaaaatttaactgttaaacttaaataagaaaTGAAGAAAacgctttatttaaaattctggTCTCTGCACTTTGATGATAAACGTATTAGTCACCAAAAATATCAAGTGTTGAAGAATAAACAAAGAGAAGTTAAGTTAAAAGCACTAGATCAACCAGACGGAAAAGCAGATACTATTGTTAAAGGTATAACGGCAATTATCGATGAATACAGTTTATAGAAGAGTATGAAGATGATTGTAGCGGACACTAAACACTTTTAGTGTTTAGTGTCCGCTACAATCACCCAGAAGGAATGGGTTTTTTAGACAGGTACTAAGATTTTATACTGAAAAGAAATTGGAAGGACCTTAGTTCATTAGTTGTCAACATGACGTTCTTGTCAGAATTCTTTGCGTAGTAATGGATGAAAAACTTGAAGGAAACAAGGTGTCACCCAATATCGAATATTTGTTTATCATGGAACTTGCAAAGAATTACGAACAGCTCAGAAAGAGTTTGAAGAAAggtaaaaaattgattattgaAACAGCAGAATGGCGtgatgatataaaaagtatttttcattttactcGGATATTCTGCTTTTTTGAAGAATTTGTAATATTTCCTAAA
This Hydra vulgaris chromosome 04, alternate assembly HydraT2T_AEP DNA region includes the following protein-coding sequences:
- the LOC101235242 gene encoding dentin sialophosphoprotein → MIIEKMATNGSILANGRRSSSPDRRVTFGNIERYDILMSNGIRQDTENTISSGITKLDNQIQQAVKLGFKYSLGDVTVYGDVIDFLLDFEVIKDKRVVSERQIANIIQSVFHKVITRQSAAHSIIFVNLENCSHDIVKEELVRVTTEPVLKSYLEKNNSEAHAWIKALREANILNSNKSDEEIREIKAFKNGIENKLDKSCVMSHNTDKIIDNANSTKEKIIDNTNSTKEKILNKSVDNVKFDEDLNTISNSCDELKNFGKQSEEAKREQQFDGELLIKNKQPSNSKYRQEKFNNENTLKNSDQVKICSDTNIESINKSKLGFLKRVTASFSKISTTDYKKSVENDEDKKENSKCKSVNENDRENKNQESPKSNDLKKNCLTSQNSEKSVVGSVKDKFESLSNKQNTDLYINNNSRMKKSTSMESFAFKSARKEKMMGNVSGNRSIGGSNFDVRSSFSFERGISSRSSSLSATDVRIHSNTRTSFKKTSGISSLEQSKKTSGISSLEQNKKSNHEELLFPDVEADKKQHNEAEKKQNPQKDSLEKPKVKASSSLTKSSSFNAPTISSLNKSSIGKNIQNKSFMYDSKKIDLRNSLDAQKLPRNQHRLEDSSYCANYEYGANCETTNGFSNDQTFLLRNKREKTMYNSTIVDDDEQHRNDLLRIAKAFQNLENRSTKPNECIEKFMVNLVANDLVESLNERLKLDDLYEHIRNKISKDKTFHIRSKLNFDMNVYFEFLFRTMATHFTQVGCEITTDHISKKKVCFLIHIKLINNNDIDGHAQFSNEIDEHAQFKTSYV